One genomic window of Haliotis asinina isolate JCU_RB_2024 chromosome 4, JCU_Hal_asi_v2, whole genome shotgun sequence includes the following:
- the LOC137281134 gene encoding uncharacterized protein encodes MSTEENPASCDVCRSIETEIVGINSEPNIFPLHIDIAIFGLEGKDGKEKIYKKVRQKDVKRQKKKTLNSLLNNVSALQNTDGGSILIHFIVHDPSDRYLGHFDELVTSRLTELIGDNRLYVDTYTRNWVTEWIQTSEKGKHFLLLQVGKTKGVSTVDFNTKISTDCENTNLSALTFYEILSKNTSKCHSPHGTDLNDLPSLQESRSVELKALVADKVEEFGTDISKLVDYIWHDLKLGFNITSMSKVDGGGKVFVGIEETIEHVKYHSGGSYDMLYKVKVPKIVGFELKVKETDLQKGIMDKYHSDVSVMHKDGTFCKDVSDLHLIDVKFHDVPDTTPRRHVLEVVVNFFEGVVFFDKKGPRAYKVKGNKIERMDCEEWSDEDMYPECMATRIETDVLQLTHHTERDVCVHAIYIYIYAVVYGNSCVLDLLSTRLIPPSSILFDVCIFRPSEPLLLLSVYSEADPTKVQSSKLYNSALARKVKTFIRREVKPNFSLVHGVVKEADFCCEESLKAQVDSFSTQAMQMSLPHSLVMDIALCRMIMKTFIIHVQNNTTERSEGAGLVQLKHPQVQVAQPLYINEVNLKKGMQCKEQLQMKQPWQKQTEPSRDDVEEQLFSLQDVGELADIVNHIGVFERKTEGYGKQLPLSEEQETTDQLLSTTELMPPCLHDITRHKQIFGPAEHSLVSSCGNKILLLYGEDYPQPTDGGKGMQKLRTVLSQIDWIVLWRPLGRLVRNSKTDIICLQTKLEYLQQLVVLQDKTSLKQSSKTQHEVSRTMIPEGAPKNQQLNVQRITEDKGRIATRSQVHELRQFQHGLLSQKHMLKILQDGIEDDSDRRTSLQRQEAELETGPPLHFDTEVVNTRYCDVTRGWELVNMSAISTCEHIDTTRLQNYCGTRSAAVIPLRPSPGDPTSILPGPRYWESHTKVTPRKPIGAWLTLLEVGVCEESQMDRGVWLFSRPRSWSVRIGGCSRHRSSICTLVYDGQENVHCFADTMGNTPGISDYISYGVVLDVAKGRLAFIDLKREVILLTINAEFGEALCPAFGVGPWTNEYNVRMKLISGKHIKLTDSKKSLIHKVLA; translated from the exons ATGTCGACAGAGGAGAATCCAGCCTCATGTGATGTATGTAGATCAATAGAAACTGAAATTGTGGGGATAAACTCGGAACCAAATATCTTTCCACTGCACATCGACATTGCAATATTTGGATTGGAGGGGAAAGATGGAaaggaaaaaatatataaaaaggtTCGTCAGAAGGATGTGAAGAGACAAAAGAAGAAAACACTGAACAGCCTGTTAAATAACGTATCAGCTCTGCAGAACACTGATGGTGGATCAATATTGATACATTTCATTGTACATGACCCAAGCGACAGATATCTGGGTCATTTCGACGAACTTGTGACATCACGCCTGACTGAACTGATTGGTGATAACCGTTTGTATGTAGATACATACACACGTAACTGGGTCACTGAATGGATACAAACTTcagaaaaaggaaaacattttCTACTATTACAAGTGGGAAAGACAAAGGGTGTTTCAACCGTGGATTTCAACACAAAGATATCCACTGATTGTGAAAATACAAATCTTTCTGCTTTAACCTTTTATGAAATATTGTCCAAAAACACCTCCAAATGCCACTCACCTCATGGCACAGATCTCAATGACTTGCCGTCCCTCCAAGAGAGCAGAAGCGTGGAACTAAAGGCTCTTGTAGCAGACAAAGTGGAAGAATTTGGAACTGATATTTCAAAGCTTGTTGATTACATTTGGCATGACCTTAAATTAGGTTTCAATATTACTTCAATGTCCAAAGTTGATGGAGGGGGAAAGGTCTTTGTAGGTATTGAGGAAACCATtgaacatgtcaaataccattcTGGGGGTAGTTATGACATGCTTTACAAGGTCAAAGTTCCCAAAATTGTTGGATTTGAGCTGAAGGTGAAGGAAACAGATCTTCAGAAGGGTATTATGGACAAATATCACTCGGATGTATCCGTGATGCACAAAGATGGTACATTCTGCAAAGACGTGTCAGATCTACACCTCATTGACGTCAAGTTTCATGACGTTCCAGATACAACTCCTAGAAGACATGTATTAGAAGTTGTGGTGAACTTTTTTGAAGGTGTCGTCTTCTTTGACAAGAAAGGCCCTAGAGCTTACAAAGTGAAAGGCAACAAAATCGAGAGGATGGATTGTGAGGAATGG TCGGATGAGGACATGTACCCAGAATGCATGGCAACACGTATTGAGACAGACGTCTTACAGCTTACACATCACACAGAAAGAG ATGTGTGCGTtcatgcaatatatatatatatatatgccgtTGTATATGGAAACTCGTGTGTCTTAGACCTGCTTAGTACCAGGCTGATACCGCCATCATCCATACTCTTTGATGTCTGTATATTCAGGCCATCAGAACCACTGCTGTTGTTATCTGTGTATTCTGAAGCTGACCCCACAAAGGTTCAAAGTTCAAAGTTATACAACTCTGCACTGGCTCGTAAAGTGAAGACGTTCATACGAAGAGAGGTGAAACCTAATTTTAGCCTTGTGCATGGAGTGGTCAAGGAAGCTGATTTCTGTTGTGAAGAGTCATTGAAGGCACAAGTGGATTCCTTTTCAACACAGGCGATGCAGATGTCTCTTCCCCATTCACTCGTCATGGACATTGCTCTATGTAGAATGATCATGAAAACCTTTATAATTCATGTTCAAAACAATACCACTGAACGTTCAGAGGGAGCAGGACTTGTACAACTAAAACACCCACAAGTACAGGTGGCACAAC CTTTGTACATCAACGAGGTCAATTTGAAGAAGGGCATGCAATGCAAA GAACAgctgcaaatgaaacagccatgGCAGAAACAGACTGAACCTTCTCGAGACGATGTGGAAGAACAGCTGTTTAGCTTGCAAG ATGTTGGAGAACTCGCAGACATAGTCAACCACATCGGAGTTTTCGAAAGG AAAACAGAAGGCTACGGGAAGCAATTGCCGCTTTCTGAAG aacaagaaacaaCTGATCAACTTTTATCAACGACGGAACTGATGCCACCGTGTCTCCATGACATCACGAGACATAAACAG ATATTTGGTCCGGCGGAGCATTCGTTGGTCAGCTCGTGtggaaacaaaatattgttGT TGTATGGCGAGGATTACCCACAGCCCACGGACGGAGGCAAGGGGATGCAGAAACTGAGAACGGTTCTATCACAGATAGATTGGATTGTCCTCTGGCGACCCCTAGGACGACTG GTGAGGAACAGCAAGACTGACATCATCTGTCTTCAGACTAAACTGGAATACTTACAACAAC TTGTAGTGCTACAAGACAAAACATCACTGAAGCAGAGCAGCAAGACACAGCATGAA GTTTCAAGAACAATGATACCCGAGGGAGCTCCTAAAAACCAACAACTCAATG TGCAACGTATAACCGAAGACAAGGGCCGTATCGCGACTAGAAGTCAAGTGCATGAACTGAGACAGTTTCAACATGGACTACTGAGCCAGAAACACATGCTGAAAATACTACAAGAT GGAATAGAAGATGATTCTGACAGACGTACTAGTCTGCAAAGACAAGAAGCTGAACTAGAAACAG GTCCTCCCTTACACTTCGACACAGAAGTGGTAAATACAAGGTATTGTGATGTGACCCGCGGCTGGGAACTGGTGAACATGTCGGCCATCAGCACTTGTGAACATATAGATACCACCCGACTTCAAAACTACTGCGGTACTAGAAGCGCAGCTGTCATCCCTCTCCGTCCATCCCCAGGCGACCCCACCTCCATCCTTCCCGGACCTCGGTACTGGGAGAGTCACACAAAGGTCACACCAAGAAAGCCTATAGGTGCTTGGCTCACTCTCCTGGAGGTTGGTGTTTGTGAAGAGTCCCAAATGGACAGAGGTGTGTGGCTGTTCTCACGCCCCCGATCATGGAGTGTTCGTATAGGAGGCTGTTCAAGGCATCGTTCTTCTATCTGCACTTTGGTGTACGATGGACAGGAAAATGTCCACTGTTTCGCTGACACAATGGGTAATACACCAGGCATCTCCGACTATATATCTTACggcgttgtgctggatgtggCGAAGGGCAGACTTGCCTTCATTGATCTGAAAAGGGAGGTTATTCTGTTGACGATCAATGCCGAGTTTGGAGAAGCACTCTGTCCAGCGTTTGGTGTTGGGCCCTGGACAAACGAGTACAATGTCAGAATGAAACTTATCAGTGGGAAACACATCAAACTCACAGACAGCAAAAAATCCCTAATACACAAAGTATTAGCCTGA